Proteins from a genomic interval of Luteibacter pinisoli:
- the aceA gene encoding isocitrate lyase, translating into MKTHTAEQITLDWKNNDRWNRVERPYTAEDVVRLRGTVQVEYTLARRGAERLWRAMNERPYVNALGALTGNQAMQQVKAGLQAIYLSGWQVAADANTAGTMYPDQSLYPVDSVPNVVRKINKTLLRADQIHHAEGKDGLDWLVPIVADAEAGFGGVLNAYELMMHMIEAGAAGVHFEDQLASAKKCGHMGGKVLVPTQEAVQKLVAARLAADVAGVPTLIVARTDAMGAGLVTSDIDENDQPFLTGKRTVEGFYESTQGIEQAISRGLAYAPYADLIWCETSTPDMEEARRFAEAIHAKFPGKKLAYNCSPSFNWKKNLDEKTIASFQNDLGKLGYAFQFITLAGFHALNYSMFQLARGYRDHQMEAYVALQEAEFAAEKDGYTAAKHQREVGTGYFDRVNQVISGSLSSLSALSGSTEESQFHPASAA; encoded by the coding sequence ATGAAGACGCACACCGCCGAACAGATCACGCTGGACTGGAAGAACAACGACCGCTGGAACCGCGTCGAGCGCCCGTACACCGCCGAGGATGTCGTGCGCCTGCGCGGCACCGTGCAGGTGGAATACACCCTGGCCCGCCGTGGTGCCGAGCGCCTGTGGCGCGCGATGAACGAGCGCCCGTACGTGAATGCGCTGGGCGCGCTCACCGGCAACCAGGCCATGCAGCAGGTGAAAGCCGGCCTGCAGGCCATCTATCTTTCCGGCTGGCAGGTGGCGGCGGATGCGAACACCGCCGGCACGATGTACCCCGACCAGTCGCTGTACCCGGTCGATTCCGTGCCTAACGTCGTCCGCAAGATCAACAAGACCCTGCTGCGCGCCGACCAGATCCATCACGCCGAAGGCAAGGATGGGCTGGACTGGTTGGTGCCGATCGTGGCCGACGCGGAAGCTGGCTTTGGTGGCGTGCTGAACGCCTATGAGCTGATGATGCACATGATCGAGGCGGGTGCCGCGGGCGTCCATTTCGAGGATCAGCTGGCCAGCGCGAAGAAGTGCGGCCATATGGGTGGCAAGGTGCTGGTGCCGACGCAGGAAGCCGTGCAGAAGCTGGTCGCGGCCCGCCTGGCCGCCGACGTCGCCGGCGTGCCTACGCTGATCGTGGCGCGCACGGATGCGATGGGCGCGGGCCTGGTGACATCCGACATCGATGAGAACGACCAGCCGTTCCTCACCGGCAAGCGCACGGTCGAAGGCTTCTATGAATCCACCCAGGGCATCGAGCAGGCGATCAGCCGTGGCCTTGCGTATGCGCCGTACGCCGACCTGATCTGGTGCGAAACGTCAACGCCCGACATGGAGGAAGCGCGCCGGTTCGCCGAGGCGATCCACGCGAAGTTCCCCGGCAAGAAGCTCGCGTACAACTGCTCGCCCAGCTTCAACTGGAAGAAGAACCTCGACGAGAAGACCATCGCCAGTTTCCAGAATGACCTGGGCAAGCTCGGCTACGCGTTCCAGTTCATCACCCTGGCCGGCTTCCACGCGCTGAACTACTCGATGTTCCAGCTGGCACGCGGTTATCGCGATCACCAGATGGAAGCCTACGTGGCCTTGCAGGAAGCGGAGTTTGCCGCCGAGAAGGATGGCTACACGGCGGCCAAGCACCAGCGCGAAGTCGGCACAGGCTACTTCGACCGCGTCAACCAGGTGATCTCGGGTTCGCTCAGCTCGCTGTCGGCGCTCTCCGGGTCGACCGAAGAAAGCCAGTTCCACCCGGCGTCGGCGGCCTGA